AAAAAAGCAAGACAAAATAAGGCCTTGGTTGATGAAATAAGTGCCACAATTATCCTTCAATCATACCTTGAAAGCAGGAGGTAGACTGATTGTGTAAGTAGTGAACAATGAAGTTTTCATACAATAAATTTAATTATATAGCATTAAGTACATAAATGAAACTAAACATAAGGATAAGTTGCAAATTATGTTGGAAATCTTTCATTATATGTGTTTTTTGACACAACACTAATTTATGATATTACCTATTGTAGCTTATGGCGATGCTGTTTTAAAAACTCCAGCCAAGGAAACAGACAAGAATTATCCTAAACTCAATGAGCTTATAAAGGATATGTTTGACACAATGTATAATGCTAAAGGCGTTGGTCTTGCTGCCCCCCAAATCGGAAAATCATTAAGACTGTTTATTGTTGATGGAACTCCTTTTGCTGAAGATGATGAACCTGGAATGGATAAATGGAAAGTGGTTTTCATAAATCCTGAAATTATTGAGGAGCAAGGCAAAGAATGGGCTTTCAATGAAGGTTGTTTAAGTATTCCCACAGTTCGTGAGGATATTTACCGAAATCCAAAAATTCGTATTACCTATTATGATGAAGACTTCAAGCACCACGATGAATATTTCGATGGACTAAAAGCAAGAATAATTCAACATGAATATGATCACATTGAAGGTGTCCTTTTTACGGATAAAATCAGTGGTTTAAAGAAAAGGCTATTGAAAAACAAATTAGCCAATATTTCAAAGGGCTTTGTTGAGGTTCATTATAAAATGAGCTTTCCATTAAAAAAAGGACGTTAATTAATAATAAATAAACCTATGAGAAAAAAACTTTTTTACATGCTTTTTACCTCCGCCATTTTAATGGGCTGTGGGGAGGCAAATAAACCAGAACTTACAAAAGAAGAAAAACAAAGAAATATTGAAGAACTTCAAACAAAGTTATATTCTGATAAACAATTATTCAATGATTCAGTAGCCTTGGTTGTTATTGAAGCCTATGATCAATATGCTACAGATTTTGTTGATGATGATCTTTCTGCTGATTATTTATTCAAAGCAGGGGAGGTTTCCCTTGCCTTGAACCAGGCAATGCGATCAGTTGAATATTTTAAAAGAGTTTGCAAGCAATATCCAAGGCATGAAAAAGCTTCAATTAGTTTATTTCTGCAAGCCTATATTTATGATAATCATATTAATGATGATAAAATGGCTGAAGGTTTTTACAGGGAATTCATTGAAAAATTTCCTAAACACGATATGATTAAAGATGCTGAATTTTCAATTGGTAACCTGGGTAAATCAGATGAGCAATTAATAAAAGAATTTGAAGCAAAGCAGATAAAAGAAGAAGCATAATTTAAAAAAGTCCTATACCACCAATTATTTAGAGTTATTCCTAAAAAAAAACCGCTTTAGTTAATCTAAAGCGGTTTTTTTATATTTCAATGATAAATTTTACCAAGGATTATTTTTTATTTTTATCCTTATCCTCATTTACCTCTTCAAAGTCAACATCAGTTACCTCTGTTTCGCCATTTGAAGTAGGCTCCTGAGCTTGTCCTGCACCCTCAGCACCTGGTTGGCCTTGTGTTGCTTTGTACATTTCCTCAGAAGCGGCTTGCCATGCTGTATTTAATTTTGCCATAGAACTATCAATTGCCTCTATGTTTTTGTCAGCGTGTGCTTTTTTTAATTCTTCAAAAGCCTCTTCAATTGGTTGTTTTTTATCTGCTGGGAGTTTTTCACCGAATTCTTTAAGTTGCTTTTCAGTTTGGAAAATCAGACCATCCGCTGCATTTAGTTTGTCAACCTCTTCTTTTATTTTTCTGTCTGATTCAGCATTTGCTTCTGCTTCGGCTTTCATTTTTTTGATATCCTCGTCACTTAATCCTGAAGAAGCTTCAATTCTAATCTGTTGGGATTTTCCTGTAGCTTTATCTTTTGCCGATACATTTAAAATACCATTGGCATCAATATCAAAGGTAACTTCAATTTGAGGAACACCTCTTGGAGCTGGTGGCAAACCATCTAAATGGAAACGTCCAATTGTGCGGTTATCTTTTGCCATTGGTCTTTCACCCTGAAGAATATGAATCTCCACAGATGGCTGACTATCTGAAGCAGTCGAAAAAGTTTCTGATTTTTTTGTTGGTATGGTTGTGTTTGCCTCTATAAGTTTTGTAAATACACCACCCATTGTTTCAATACCCAATGAAAGTGGGGTAACATCAAGTAACAATACATCTTTAACCTCTCCTGTAAGAACTCCACCTTGAATAGCAGCACCAATTGCAACTACTTCGTCTGGGTTTACTCCTTTTGAAGGAGCTTTACCAAAGAATTTTTCAACTGCCTCTTGAATCGCAGGGATACGTGTTGATCCACCTACTAGGATAATTTCATCAATGTCAGCATTTGTGTATCCTGCATTTTTCATGGCTGTCTTGCAAGGCTCAATTGTTCTTTTAATTAAAGAATCAGCAAGCTGTTCAAATTTAGCTCTGGTTAATGTTTTTACAAGATGCTTTGGTACACCGTCAACAGGCATAATATAGGGAAGGTTAATTTCAGTTGTTGAGGCACTGGACAATTCAATCTTTGCCTTTTCAGCTGCTTCCTTAAGTCTTTGTAAAGCCATTGGATCTTTTCTTAAATCCAATCCTTCATCATTCTTAAATTCATCTGCTAACCAATCAATTAGAACCTGGTCAAAATCATCTCCTCCTAAATGCGTGTCTCCATCAGTTGCTTTTACTTCGAATACACCTTCTCCTAAATCAAGAATTGATACATCATGGGTTCCTCCACCACAATCAAAAACTACAATTTTCATGTCCTTGTGCTTTTTATCTAAGCCATAAGCCAAGGCAGCAGCAGTAGGTTCATTTATTATTCTCCTTACTTTTAAGCCTGCAATTTCCCCTGCTTCTTTTGTAGCATGTCTTTGAGAATCGTTAAAATAAGCTGGTACAGTAATAACTGCTTCTGTTACTTCATGTCCTAAATAATCTTCAGCTGTTTTTTTCATTTTCTGAAGAATCATTGCTGAAATTTCTTGAGGGGTATATTGACGGTCATCAATTTTAACTCGTGGAGAATTATTTTCCCCTCTTACCACTTCATAAGGAACCCTTTTGATTTCGTTTTGAACTTCATCAAAATTGTTTCCCATAAATCGTTTGATAGAGGACAAGGTTTTTTGAGGATTCGTTATTGCCTGGCGTTTTGCTGGATCGCCCACCTTACGTTCACCGTCTTTTAAAAATGCTACGATCGAAGGTGTTGTTCTTTTTCCTTCGCTATTAGGGATTACAACAGGCTCGTTGCCTTCCATTACCGATACGCAGGAGTTTGTTGTACCTAAATCTATTCCAATAATTTTTGCCATTTCAATGTTAATTAAAGTTTTATATTTCTTTTGTTAAAACCCTATAGTCAATGACTATGCCAAGGGTATTTTGAAACCAAATAAGGAAATTATGGCATTAATTAGGAATACATGCCTAAAAAAGAAGTGTCTTGAATGACAAAAAGACAGAATACATTACTCACAACTGGCAGTAACAGAATTGAAAGTGATGCATAAATACTGGTTTTTTTCAACATCCCAATATTTACTAAATCCTTTTCCAAATGTTTTTTCTCTTTCTTTTATAGCTTTTACAGTGGTGGAATTTAGGCCTTTATTTTTAATGGATTGATTAAGCCTGGAGGAAAAAATGCCAATGCCGTTTACAACATTTGTGTATTCAGGTTTTTCTTGAACAATTCCAGAAACAGGTTCATTAACTTCCATGTATGTATTGAGTTCATCACCAGCTACCGAAA
This is a stretch of genomic DNA from Bacteroidota bacterium. It encodes these proteins:
- a CDS encoding peptide deformylase, with translation MILPIVAYGDAVLKTPAKETDKNYPKLNELIKDMFDTMYNAKGVGLAAPQIGKSLRLFIVDGTPFAEDDEPGMDKWKVVFINPEIIEEQGKEWAFNEGCLSIPTVREDIYRNPKIRITYYDEDFKHHDEYFDGLKARIIQHEYDHIEGVLFTDKISGLKKRLLKNKLANISKGFVEVHYKMSFPLKKGR
- a CDS encoding tetratricopeptide repeat protein, whose product is MRKKLFYMLFTSAILMGCGEANKPELTKEEKQRNIEELQTKLYSDKQLFNDSVALVVIEAYDQYATDFVDDDLSADYLFKAGEVSLALNQAMRSVEYFKRVCKQYPRHEKASISLFLQAYIYDNHINDDKMAEGFYREFIEKFPKHDMIKDAEFSIGNLGKSDEQLIKEFEAKQIKEEA
- the dnaK gene encoding molecular chaperone DnaK; this translates as MAKIIGIDLGTTNSCVSVMEGNEPVVIPNSEGKRTTPSIVAFLKDGERKVGDPAKRQAITNPQKTLSSIKRFMGNNFDEVQNEIKRVPYEVVRGENNSPRVKIDDRQYTPQEISAMILQKMKKTAEDYLGHEVTEAVITVPAYFNDSQRHATKEAGEIAGLKVRRIINEPTAAALAYGLDKKHKDMKIVVFDCGGGTHDVSILDLGEGVFEVKATDGDTHLGGDDFDQVLIDWLADEFKNDEGLDLRKDPMALQRLKEAAEKAKIELSSASTTEINLPYIMPVDGVPKHLVKTLTRAKFEQLADSLIKRTIEPCKTAMKNAGYTNADIDEIILVGGSTRIPAIQEAVEKFFGKAPSKGVNPDEVVAIGAAIQGGVLTGEVKDVLLLDVTPLSLGIETMGGVFTKLIEANTTIPTKKSETFSTASDSQPSVEIHILQGERPMAKDNRTIGRFHLDGLPPAPRGVPQIEVTFDIDANGILNVSAKDKATGKSQQIRIEASSGLSDEDIKKMKAEAEANAESDRKIKEEVDKLNAADGLIFQTEKQLKEFGEKLPADKKQPIEEAFEELKKAHADKNIEAIDSSMAKLNTAWQAASEEMYKATQGQPGAEGAGQAQEPTSNGETEVTDVDFEEVNEDKDKNKK